In the genome of Palaemon carinicauda isolate YSFRI2023 chromosome 20, ASM3689809v2, whole genome shotgun sequence, one region contains:
- the LOC137614472 gene encoding myosin-VIIa-like, translated as MDLYGATKLCYYKYLFCNYSSSNNITSTCNYNTTADLNFHFTTELLLLGTDQTMLQKLHKQHSRHKQYLKPKSDLNASFGINHFAGVVFYDTRGFLEKNRDTFSADLLQLIHNTSNKFLQHLFIEDIGMGSETRKRAPTLSAQFKKSLDMLMKTLSSCQPFFIRCIKPNEFKKPMLFDRELSCRQLRYSGMMETIRIRRAGYPIRHTFREFVERYRFLINGCPPAHKVDCKAATSKICQQVLGRADYQMGHTKVFLKDAHDLFLEQERDRVLTKKITILQRCVRGWYYRRRFQKMRESAIIIQKFYRAHAQRRRYQNMRVGYMRLQALIRSRVVSHRFRHLRGHIVSLQARCRGYLVRREFHRKLWAVTKIQAQVRGLIARRQYKKLKMRVEAARLKEEEERALRKQMDKRKAKEIAEMKYKERISEMELAEQLRDQEEKEMMDLKRAKIKEAERQRDEPIDDSKLVEEMFDFLPDSSSEAQAPPVHFKDLPAGGKGTVSGDDIISPIPRPSGDHEDLSEYKFQKYASTYFQGNVTHQYSRKQLRQPLLQLQTQGDQLAALALWVTILRFMGDMAEPKYHMMDRDNTSVMSKVSATLGRNFIKSKEFQEAQMMGMDPVVYMSQKNRSIRHKLVSLTLKRKNKLGDDVRRRLQEDEYTAESYSSWLDSRPTSNLEKLHFIIGHGILRAELRNEIYCQICKQLSNNPSKSSHARGWILLSLCVGCFAPSEDFVKYLLSFIREGPPGYAPYCEERLKRTFANGTRNQPPSWLELQATKSKKPLMLPITFMDGNTKTLYADSATTARELCNQLSDKIGLRDQFGFSLYIALFDKVSSLGSGGDHVMDAISQCEQYAKEQGAQERNAPWRLFFRKEIFAPWHDPTEDPVATNLIYQQVVRGVKFGEYRCDKDEDLSMIAAQQYYIEFGTDMNTDRLFNNLPGYIPDYCVSSGDKAIDRWASMVVAAYRKSYYVKERVQSLKVKEDVVSYAKFKWPLLFSRFYEAFRYSGPNLPKNDVIIAVNWTGVYVVDDQEQVLLELSFPEITTVSCNKTQKVYTQTFTLSTVRGEEFTFQSPNSEDIRDLVVYFLEGLKKRSKFVIALQDYKAPGENSSFLTFNKGDLILLEEDSSGETVMNNGWCVGRCERTTERGDFPAETVYVLPAVTKPPIDILPLTGESLKTTQHTPKISLPFVKTHLSISKTERPKE; from the exons GGAACGGATCAGACCATGCTTCAAAAGCTACACAAGCAACATTCTCGCCATAAACAGTACCTCAAACCGAAGTCAGACCTCAATGCCTCGTTTGGTATCAATCATTTTGCCGGTGTTGTTTTCTATGATACCAGAG GTTTTCTAGAGAAAAACAGAGATACGTTTAGTGCCGATTTACTTCAGCTGATCCATAATACCTCAAACAAATTCCTTCAGCACCTTTTCATTGAGGATATAG gaATGGGTTCGGAGACCAGAAAACGAGCGCCAACTCTCTCTGCCCAATTCAAGAAGTCACTTGATATGTTGATGAAGACCTTGTCATCATGTCAGCCCTTCTTCATAAGATGCATCAAACCAAATGAATTTAAAAAACCTATG CTCTTCGACCGTGAGTTGAGCTGCAGGCAGCTCAGATATTCCGGCATGATGGAAACCATTCGTATCAGAAGAGCCGGATACCCAATTCGTCACACTTTCAGGGAATTTGTTGAACGTTACCGTTTCCTCATAAATGGATGTCCTCCAGCGCATAAG GTGGACTGCAAAGCTGCTACCAGCAAAATTTGCCAGCAAGTGTTGGGAAGAGCAGATTACCAGATGGGTCACACTAAAGTGTTCCTCAAGGATGCCCACGACCTCTTCCTAGAACAGGAACGTGATCGAGTTCTGACAAAGAAGATCACTATCTTACAGCGATGTGTCAGAGGATGGTACTACAGAAGAAG ATTCCAGAAAATGCGGGAAAGTGCTATTATCATCCAAAAGTTCTATCGTGCCCATGCACAGAGGAGACGTTATCAGAACATGCGCGTTGGGTACATGAGACTCCAAGCACTTATACGCTCTAGAGTAGTATCCCATAGATTCAGGCATCTCAGAGGTCACATTGTTTCATTACAA GCAAGATGTCGAGGGTACCTGGTTAGGAGAGAGTTCCACCGCAAGTTGTGGGCCGTCACTAAAATTCAAGCTCAAGTTCGTGGCCTTATTGCCCGCCGTCAATACAAAAAGCTCAAGATGAGAGTAGAAGCAGCCAGGCTTAAGGAAGAAGAGGAAAGGGCACTTCGTAAACAGATGGACAAACGAAAGGCAAAAGAAATTGCAGAAATGAAGTATAAG GAGAGAATATCTGAAATGGAGCTGGCAGAACAGTTACGTGACCAAGAAGAGAAGGAAATGATGGACCTCAAGAGAGCAAAGATAAAAGAGGCCGAAAGGCAGCGAGACGAGCCCATCGATGACTCAAAGCTCGTCGAGGAAATGTTCGACTTCTTGCCTGACTCATCGTCAGAGGCCCAGGCACCTCCTGTTCACTTCaag GATCTACCAGCAGGTGGCAAAGGAACCGTTTCAGGAGATGACATCATTTCGCCCATTCCCCGGCCCTCGGGTGACCACGAGGATCTTTCCGAGTACAAATTCCAGAAGTACGCGTCCACGTACTTCCAAGGAAACGTTACCCATCAGTATTCGCGAAAACAACTCAGACAGCCTCTTCTGCAACTACAGACTCAGGGAGATCAGTTG GCTGCTTTGGCATTATGGGTCACAATTCTTCGATTCATGGGTGACATGGCCGAACCCAAGTACCACATGATGGACAGGGACAATACTTCGGTGATGTCTAAGGTATCTGCAACCCTGGGAAGAAACTTCATCAAGAGCAAGGAGTTCCAAGAGGCTCAGATGATGGGGATGGATCCT GTGGTATACATGTCTCAGAAAAACCGCAGTATCCGTCACAAGCTGGTTTcactaactcttaaaagaaagaaCAAGTTAGGAGACGACGTGCGGAGGCGCTTACAGGAAGACGAGTACACGGCAGAAAGTTATTCGTCTTGGTTGGATTCCAGACCAACATCGAATCTGGAAAAACTCCATTTCATTATTGGACATGGCATCTTAAGAGCAGAGCTTAG GAATGAAATCTACTGCCAGATTTGTAAACAGTTGAGCAACAATCCATCCAAATCATCTCATGCTCGAggctggatccttctctctttatgCGTGGGATGTTTTGCTCCTTCCGAGGATTTTGTAAAATACCTCTTATCATTCATTCGCGAGGGACCTCCCGGATATGCCCCCTACTGTGAGGAGAGGCTGAAGAGAACTTTTGCAAATGGCACCAGAAATCAGCCACCTAGTTGGTTAGAGTTACAG GCTACTAAGTCTAAGAAACCGCTGATGCTGCCAATAACATTCATGGATGGTAATACAAAAACATTGTATGCagattcagcaacaacagcaagagAACTTTGCAATCAGCTTTCAGACAAAATTGGTCTGCGAGACCAGTTTGGTTTTTCCCTGTACATTGCTTTATTTGATAAG GTTTCATCGCTTGGAAGCGGAGGAGATCACGTCATGGATGCTATTAGTCAGTGCGAACAGTATGCCAAAGAACAAGGAGCCCAAGAGAGGAATGCCCCTTGGAGACTCTTCTTCAGAAAGGAGATCTTTGCTCCTTGGCATGATCCAACGGAGGACCCAGTTGCAACAAATCTGATTTATCAGCAG GTGGTTCGAGGAGTGAAGTTTGGTGAATATCGATGTGATAAAGATGAAGATCTATCAATGATCGCTGCTCAACAGTATTATATAGAGTTTGGTACGGACATGAACACAGATAGGCTTTTCAATAACCTTCCGGGCTACATTCCTGATTACTGCGTGTCGTCAGGGGACAAAGCAATAGACAGATGGGCGAGCATGGTTGTGGCTGCTTATAGGAAAAGTTACTATGTTAAGGAGAGAGTTCAGTCTCTTAAAGTGAAGGAAGATGTAGTCAGTTACGCTAAGTTTAAATGGCCCCTCCTCTTCTCTAGATTCTATGAAGCATTCAG ATACTCTGGTCCCAATCTTCCGAAGAATGATGTCATCATTGCCGTGAACTGGACTGGTGTTTATGTTGTTGATGATCAAGAACAAGTGTTGTTAGAACTATCTTTCCCAGAAATCACAACAGTTTCTTGTAATAAGACGCAGAAAGTTTATACGCAGACATTTACTCTGTCAACAGTGAGGGGAGAAGAGTTCACTTTCCAAAGTCCTAATAGTGAAGACATTAGAGATTTAGTTGTATACTTCTTAGAGGGACTGAAAAAGAGGTCCAAATTTGTAATTGCACTGCAAGATTACAAGGCACCAG GAGAGAATTCATCCTTCCTAACCTTCAACAAGGGTGACCTTATCCTACTAGAGGAAGATTCATCCGGCGAAACTGTAATGAACAACGGCTGGTGTGTCGGGCGATGCGAGAGAACAACTGAAAGAGGTGACTTCCCTGCTGAAACGGTGTATGTTCTTCCTGCTGTTACGAAACCTCCGATAGATATTTTG